A region from the uncultured Ilyobacter sp. genome encodes:
- the rplT gene encoding 50S ribosomal protein L20 codes for MSRVKTGVIRRKRHKKVLDAAKGYRGASGDVFKQANQAVMRAEAFSTRDRKVRKRKMRQLWIIRINAAARLNGLTYSQFMNGLKKSGIELDRKVLSDLAVNNAAEFSKLAETAKNA; via the coding sequence ATGTCTAGAGTAAAAACTGGTGTTATAAGAAGAAAAAGACATAAAAAAGTTTTAGATGCTGCTAAAGGGTATAGAGGAGCTTCAGGTGACGTTTTCAAACAAGCTAACCAAGCTGTAATGAGAGCAGAGGCTTTTTCAACTAGAGATAGAAAAGTAAGAAAAAGAAAAATGAGACAGCTTTGGATCATAAGAATCAATGCTGCTGCTAGATTAAATGGACTTACTTATTCGCAGTTTATGAACGGTCTTAAAAAATCAGGGATCGAACTTGACAGAAAGGTACTTTCTGACCTTGCTGTAAACAATGCTGCTGAATTTTCAAAATTAGCTGAAACTGCAAAAAATGCTTAA
- a CDS encoding tetratricopeptide repeat protein, with product MLRTEIFKEYCVNKDLSSREEEVRMLLLENSTDIELLRELAAILYYKKEAKEAIKIYEKLIRLEPENSDFLAFLGYLYYELDIEPKAIEHFNRSLDIAPDAPFVYFLLGNAYSRNGDIISAIKSYDFAIFLDFDIYMAHLDFAKKYEDMGRIQRALKEYITAYEIDPRDEEIKDKIMFLKKELECA from the coding sequence ATGCTTAGGACAGAAATTTTTAAAGAGTATTGTGTGAATAAAGACCTCTCTAGCAGAGAGGAAGAAGTAAGGATGCTTTTACTAGAAAATTCTACTGATATTGAACTACTTAGAGAATTGGCTGCGATCTTGTATTATAAAAAAGAAGCCAAGGAAGCCATTAAAATTTATGAAAAACTCATAAGACTAGAGCCTGAAAATTCAGATTTTTTAGCTTTTTTGGGGTATCTTTATTATGAGTTGGATATAGAACCTAAGGCAATAGAACATTTTAATAGATCTTTAGATATAGCTCCAGATGCACCATTTGTTTATTTTCTTCTAGGAAACGCATATTCTAGAAATGGGGACATCATATCAGCTATAAAGAGTTATGACTTTGCGATATTTTTAGACTTTGATATTTATATGGCACATCTTGATTTTGCCAAAAAATACGAGGATATGGGGAGAATTCAGAGAGCTCTAAAGGAATATATAACAGCATATGAGATAGATCCTAGAGATGAAGAGATAAAAGATAAGATAATGTTTTTAAAAAAGGAACTTGAATGCGCTTAG
- a CDS encoding DUF2721 domain-containing protein: MELTLTTPALLFSTVSLLMIAYTSRFLAMAALIRQLHEKAVLQGETTEGVLRQIVNLKKRIKLTKNMQFVAIMALILSVLSILALFLNLIFLGEAFFFLSLIFLVCSLIMSAMEIQLSVSALTIQLTHCIGDSCSIEDFKRLDEKTFYEKLKDKI; the protein is encoded by the coding sequence ATGGAACTTACTTTAACTACACCAGCACTTTTATTTTCAACTGTATCTCTTTTGATGATAGCTTATACAAGCAGATTTTTGGCGATGGCAGCTCTCATAAGACAGCTCCACGAAAAGGCGGTGCTTCAGGGAGAAACTACCGAGGGGGTTTTAAGACAGATAGTAAACTTGAAAAAAAGAATAAAACTCACAAAAAATATGCAGTTTGTAGCCATAATGGCACTGATATTATCAGTATTATCAATACTGGCTCTTTTTTTAAACTTGATATTTTTAGGAGAAGCCTTTTTTTTCCTGAGTCTTATTTTTTTGGTATGCTCTCTCATCATGTCTGCTATGGAGATACAGTTGTCTGTTTCAGCTCTTACTATACAGCTTACTCACTGTATCGGGGACAGCTGTTCTATTGAGGATTTTAAAAGATTAGATGAGAAAACATTTTATGAAAAATTGAAAGATAAAATATAA
- a CDS encoding DnaJ domain-containing protein, with translation MILLFMGLFIIFVLFLGPTNAVRALPFIVILWLLFSFFGFIIINFFPVILILLIISYFRNKNNPKSTGRTHYYHFGGNADFDEFFRKTGGQSGGHYQRTGNGYTGNNFGGFEDTTKYYNLLGINKGASQEEVKKAYREMARKHHPDKYATADDDVKEYHEKKFKEINEAYEKLTRGAL, from the coding sequence ATGATATTACTGTTTATGGGGCTATTTATAATATTTGTCTTATTTTTAGGTCCGACTAATGCAGTTAGAGCTTTGCCCTTTATAGTTATTTTGTGGCTGTTATTTTCTTTTTTTGGATTTATTATTATAAACTTTTTCCCAGTTATACTTATACTTCTTATTATCAGTTATTTTAGAAATAAGAATAATCCAAAGAGTACAGGAAGAACCCATTATTACCATTTTGGAGGAAATGCAGATTTTGATGAGTTTTTTAGAAAAACCGGTGGTCAAAGTGGTGGTCATTATCAAAGAACCGGAAATGGATACACAGGAAATAATTTTGGAGGCTTTGAGGACACAACAAAATACTACAATCTACTGGGTATAAATAAGGGTGCCAGTCAGGAAGAGGTAAAAAAAGCCTATAGAGAGATGGCCAGAAAACATCATCCGGACAAGTATGCTACTGCTGATGATGATGTAAAAGAATATCACGAAAAAAAATTTAAGGAAATAAACGAAGCCTACGAAAAATTGACGAGAGGGGCTCTATAG